Proteins from a single region of Candidatus Micrarchaeum acidiphilum ARMAN-2:
- a CDS encoding Ankyrin repeat protein, giving the protein MGGSTGDGDYYFTSRHHEVPKDDLLYEAKEGNIDKVKKLLERGADVNKQGEDGWTALIWAANRRHPDVVKLLVEHGALVDVKTDNGRTALMEISDNAYDVGAAMEIISFLVKNKAEIDMRDKDGSTALMLAASQNDFKVVELLVKLGADLTIKDNNGETAAMQAKRNGYNDVAVYLDSLIRMRNEITNTTKSEVGSKNQLNTEFSNVLRRQ; this is encoded by the coding sequence ATGGGAGGATCGACGGGAGATGGTGACTACTACTTTACAAGCCGGCATCATGAAGTCCCAAAGGACGATTTGCTATACGAAGCAAAGGAAGGCAACATAGACAAGGTTAAAAAGCTCTTGGAGCGAGGCGCAGACGTAAATAAACAGGGCGAAGACGGCTGGACAGCCCTTATTTGGGCCGCAAATCGCCGCCATCCCGATGTGGTAAAATTGCTTGTGGAGCACGGTGCACTTGTGGATGTAAAAACGGACAATGGGCGGACAGCGCTTATGGAGATTTCTGATAATGCTTATGATGTGGGGGCCGCTATGGAAATTATCTCATTTCTGGTTAAAAACAAAGCAGAAATAGATATGAGGGACAAAGACGGATCGACGGCACTGATGCTCGCGGCTTCGCAAAACGATTTTAAAGTTGTAGAATTGCTTGTGAAGCTCGGTGCGGATTTGACAATAAAAGATAATAATGGAGAAACCGCCGCCATGCAGGCTAAACGCAACGGCTATAATGATGTGGCAGTATACCTTGATTCCCTAATTCGGATGAGGAATGAAATAACAAACACCACGAAGAGTGAAGTTGGAAGCAAAAATCAACTCAACACAGAATTTTCAAACGTCCTGCGGCGTCAATAA
- a CDS encoding transcriptional regulator, ArsR family, producing MSGTLDTKKKIVSMLRKKSMNITEISRDLGLSKATISQHISELEAMGVVEVINNPHYRKVKYYRVSSPLGNNAEIANAGQQSSIAKILVPAVFAIALLVLFAFAVANESGKSGVPVPSPGVASACPVILAYNSTNRANMSAVDSIIYGIASGSPCSLPYATGKSIGGWNYTSYNGSVYVRGLKIVYTLNQTQKEHLISQIDDGYCFETKSLAFFGINYTVPKGVSCKVSVFS from the coding sequence ATGTCCGGAACGCTTGACACCAAGAAAAAGATTGTATCGATGTTGAGGAAGAAAAGCATGAACATTACCGAGATCAGCAGAGACTTGGGCCTGTCAAAAGCAACCATAAGCCAGCACATATCCGAATTAGAGGCCATGGGTGTGGTCGAGGTAATAAACAATCCACATTATAGGAAGGTCAAATATTACAGGGTTTCTAGTCCGCTTGGAAACAATGCAGAGATAGCAAATGCAGGGCAGCAAAGCAGCATTGCAAAAATACTGGTGCCTGCAGTGTTTGCAATAGCACTACTCGTGCTGTTCGCATTCGCTGTGGCAAACGAATCGGGAAAAAGCGGAGTGCCTGTTCCTTCGCCGGGCGTGGCCTCTGCGTGCCCTGTGATACTGGCTTACAATTCAACAAACAGGGCTAATATGTCCGCTGTTGATAGCATCATATATGGAATAGCTTCTGGCTCTCCGTGCTCACTGCCGTATGCAACGGGTAAAAGCATTGGCGGATGGAATTACACAAGCTACAACGGCTCAGTGTATGTTAGGGGGCTCAAGATCGTTTATACGCTTAACCAGACACAGAAGGAGCACCTTATAAGCCAGATTGATGACGGATACTGCTTCGAAACAAAGAGCCTGGCCTTCTTTGGTATAAACTATACAGTGCCAAAGGGCGTGAGCTGCAAGGTTTCGGTATTTTCTTAG
- a CDS encoding ankyrin repeat protein — MPIFTDMLEERLNAKLVRAAANGNINTVKELLEDGADANAKTRDGRTALLMAIPGGHLNIVELLVKNGADVNKQGKDGSTAVMLSVQNLYLDILKFLVAHGAKVDVRALLWAADSGLLNYVEYLVEAGADVNARDPSGRTALLLTAMKGDLSIVKYLVAHGADQTMTDYNGITAAILARENGHENIAAYLDSLMQKDAKEINSDARGTVREASSKNQLKTEFSNVLRR, encoded by the coding sequence ATGCCAATTTTTACAGATATGCTAGAAGAAAGGCTTAATGCAAAGCTGGTCCGTGCTGCCGCCAATGGTAACATAAACACGGTAAAAGAATTACTGGAAGATGGCGCAGATGCAAATGCAAAAACGCGCGATGGGCGCACGGCTCTGCTAATGGCTATCCCCGGCGGCCATCTTAATATTGTAGAGTTGCTGGTTAAAAACGGTGCAGATGTAAATAAACAGGGCAAGGACGGATCGACGGCAGTTATGCTGTCCGTGCAGAATCTTTACTTAGATATTCTAAAGTTTCTTGTGGCGCACGGCGCTAAAGTTGATGTAAGAGCTCTTTTATGGGCTGCTGATTCTGGTCTCCTAAATTATGTAGAGTACTTAGTCGAGGCCGGTGCCGATGTAAATGCAAGAGATCCTAGCGGCCGCACAGCTCTCCTACTGACTGCCATGAAAGGAGATCTAAGTATTGTAAAGTATTTGGTGGCGCACGGCGCAGACCAGACCATGACTGACTATAATGGAATTACTGCTGCAATTCTGGCAAGAGAAAACGGGCACGAGAACATAGCGGCGTACTTGGATTCCCTAATGCAGAAAGATGCCAAGGAAATAAATTCTGATGCAAGAGGCACAGTCCGCGAAGCTAGCAGCAAAAACCAACTCAAAACTGAATTTTCAAACGTCCTGAGGCGTTAG
- a CDS encoding ATPase associated with various cellular activities AAA_5, translating to MSEKMTSTTPKAYLREDKADKFEIKDLIKAVSNDLATKVSGEELELINRAAWLAGRVIDFNNYNGLAKDMLPAYGIEAPYNFVAEALLTRNPENAAKLQEFYANLEIEIGNLLSDKDLNAIKGMKGALDSIKEHAFEYALYKSSERPDNKILEDLSCVKYFSNDSKLPNFYTVSGGQSETYLNSLIVNVISDKPTMVYGPTGIAKTLSIEYLAAAWNDRNKPAPHSSIIPLINVQCSRDSDAYSLIGHEVLENGVVKFQKGPLPIAIEEANKHGFAILVLDELSALTPEAQKILNPLFDERRAVIFGEKAWFLNADSKLFIVATTNVIGNGYGGINQINIDLMRRFIAKIALDFPTEIEEQKILEHFTKDVGLIKNLIKLAQHTRKTDKDIMPISTALLTNTIDLTIAYQEAFKDPQAAFNTAITNAIVNNYTDPEDRKAIVEKVKDIFPGYGVDKLEIDDKSSDSKGSSMDYSKTG from the coding sequence ATGAGCGAAAAGATGACAAGTACAACACCAAAAGCTTATCTACGTGAAGATAAGGCTGATAAATTCGAAATTAAAGACTTGATAAAAGCCGTTAGCAACGACCTTGCAACTAAGGTAAGCGGAGAAGAGCTAGAATTAATAAACAGAGCCGCATGGCTTGCAGGCAGAGTGATAGACTTCAACAATTATAATGGTTTAGCCAAGGATATGCTGCCGGCCTATGGAATTGAAGCTCCTTACAATTTTGTCGCGGAAGCACTTCTTACCCGGAACCCAGAAAATGCCGCAAAGCTGCAAGAATTCTATGCTAACCTGGAAATTGAGATAGGCAACCTGTTATCTGATAAGGACCTAAATGCGATTAAAGGCATGAAAGGAGCGCTGGACAGCATAAAAGAGCACGCCTTCGAATATGCATTATATAAATCCTCAGAGCGCCCAGATAACAAAATTCTGGAAGACTTGTCATGCGTAAAATATTTCTCCAATGATTCCAAATTACCAAATTTCTACACCGTTTCAGGAGGGCAATCAGAAACATACTTGAATTCCCTTATTGTAAATGTTATTTCGGATAAACCAACAATGGTGTACGGCCCAACCGGGATAGCCAAAACTTTATCCATCGAATATCTTGCTGCAGCATGGAACGACAGGAATAAACCTGCGCCGCACTCGTCTATTATACCACTGATTAACGTTCAATGCTCTAGGGATTCAGATGCGTATTCGCTTATAGGCCACGAAGTACTTGAAAATGGCGTCGTAAAATTCCAAAAAGGGCCTTTGCCAATTGCAATCGAAGAGGCAAACAAGCATGGGTTCGCTATCTTGGTGCTTGATGAGCTTTCTGCTTTGACCCCAGAAGCGCAGAAAATCCTCAACCCACTATTCGATGAAAGAAGGGCAGTTATTTTTGGCGAAAAGGCGTGGTTCCTTAACGCAGATTCAAAGCTTTTTATCGTGGCAACTACGAACGTAATAGGCAACGGGTACGGCGGAATAAATCAGATCAATATAGATCTGATGAGGAGATTCATAGCAAAGATAGCGCTTGATTTTCCCACAGAGATTGAAGAGCAAAAGATTCTAGAGCATTTTACAAAGGACGTAGGACTTATAAAGAACCTAATAAAACTAGCCCAGCATACTCGAAAGACTGATAAGGACATAATGCCGATATCTACCGCCTTGCTTACCAACACGATAGATCTAACAATTGCATATCAGGAAGCATTTAAAGACCCACAAGCAGCGTTTAATACCGCCATTACAAACGCTATTGTGAACAACTATACAGATCCCGAAGACAGAAAGGCAATAGTTGAAAAAGTAAAAGACATATTCCCTGGCTATGGTGTAGACAAATTAGAAATAGACGACAAATCATCAGATTCAAAAGGTAGCTCTATGGATTATAGTAAGACTGGCTGA
- a CDS encoding Ankyrin, giving the protein MCQNAARIKTTIISATTRKINLVYNTGITEDGGSSWTPAWSKSRTSVDDWPNEASKGDLGKVERLLAQGVDINKKNSAGLTGIMLAASQGHFDIVKFLAEHGADLSITGNDGKTASDMAKDNGHAEIAEYLDSIMLARIKNRITNSIRKEEGSASRLKPELSGVLRRQQDNN; this is encoded by the coding sequence TTGTGCCAGAATGCAGCACGCATAAAAACAACAATTATCAGTGCAACCACACGCAAAATAAATTTGGTGTATAATACGGGAATAACCGAGGATGGTGGCTCTTCATGGACACCTGCATGGTCCAAAAGCAGGACTTCGGTAGATGATTGGCCAAATGAAGCAAGCAAAGGGGATTTGGGCAAAGTAGAAAGGCTATTGGCCCAAGGCGTCGATATAAATAAAAAGAATAGCGCCGGATTGACCGGAATTATGCTAGCCGCTTCGCAAGGCCACTTCGACATTGTAAAGTTTCTTGCCGAACATGGCGCGGATTTAAGCATAACCGGAAATGATGGAAAAACCGCTTCTGATATGGCTAAAGATAACGGACATGCAGAGATAGCAGAGTACCTGGATTCCATCATGCTTGCACGGATTAAGAATCGTATAACTAACAGCATAAGAAAAGAAGAAGGAAGCGCCAGCAGACTCAAACCCGAATTATCCGGGGTGCTGAGGCGCCAGCAGGATAACAACTAA
- a CDS encoding von Willebrand factor type A, whose product MIGTAKTKKKFDTSLLKDELDLISSFEDRELTLILTDSIPGGPPAASFKKGPNEYGIYLSSNSKLIADSGENGVSVARALLQHECAHTWLTNFGATEEMVKNLSEKHNMPIEFVKQIENIVEDCRIESVWTTVFPGSMRSFIPLYNITIEGIKSKHESEFNAAQQNPIGFEEALLIARFGIAGGNVIALESKLPAKVKPYYDKFAEELEKVKNTDWKGTYVVTDNILSLFNETLEREKLQFKPDVTQYNGVLAGSRSSNAEDEQGTKGNGSDQSQGQPKEGISPGKGKDSEQDASNKEKSDEGSGSASGTKSAEEAEGSNSGNGAQADSCGMESKGSAGGSPGNGAASISKAIEEKIKLLSQLVPTLGEIMGDKTGSKSNNELNKDLTGSEEEILNNSRGEILNLLKNMPLSKYPIIHNLDRTINRTSDQSSSKEVFEITGHGKNGVGAITVYDGPVEQYNERIRPNPKIKKMLEEIELLNNPRRDLTGGTSGIRPDIRKLIRYEVTKDPAYISKPYLRHIKDAGAEIWMLLDISGSMGGQKINAAKRILGSIHDSLDGSKYVHLRMFGFYGSDGTHVFEFDRKMLMNLAAMGDTPTDIAIYYAMDLMKKDKSNFDKTLFIITDGDPNNGQETKNALNSLKNAMKNVNVFTIFISREAARAVEIFSPSDWYFNVSSMDEVEKVLEKGIKGIVDNIKKQLENRLRR is encoded by the coding sequence TTGATTGGAACTGCCAAAACAAAGAAAAAGTTTGATACATCATTATTGAAAGACGAGTTAGATCTAATCAGCAGCTTCGAAGACAGAGAACTAACGCTTATCTTAACCGATTCCATACCTGGCGGCCCGCCAGCAGCAAGTTTCAAGAAAGGTCCAAACGAATATGGAATATATCTGTCTTCCAATTCTAAGCTTATAGCGGATTCTGGAGAGAATGGAGTCAGTGTAGCCCGCGCTCTGCTACAGCATGAATGTGCACACACCTGGCTTACAAATTTTGGGGCAACCGAAGAAATGGTAAAAAATCTCTCCGAAAAACACAACATGCCCATCGAATTTGTCAAGCAAATCGAAAACATAGTGGAAGACTGCAGAATAGAAAGCGTCTGGACCACGGTATTCCCAGGAAGCATGAGAAGTTTTATACCGCTTTACAATATTACTATAGAAGGAATTAAGAGCAAGCACGAAAGCGAATTTAACGCTGCACAACAAAACCCAATTGGTTTCGAGGAAGCGCTGCTTATTGCGCGTTTTGGAATTGCAGGAGGGAATGTCATAGCGCTTGAGTCTAAGCTTCCGGCAAAAGTCAAACCCTACTATGACAAGTTTGCCGAAGAGCTCGAAAAGGTCAAAAACACCGACTGGAAGGGCACCTATGTTGTAACCGACAATATCCTCAGCCTCTTCAATGAAACTCTTGAGCGCGAGAAGCTCCAGTTCAAGCCTGACGTCACTCAGTATAACGGTGTGCTTGCCGGTAGCCGCAGTAGCAACGCTGAAGACGAGCAAGGCACTAAGGGGAACGGTTCTGACCAAAGCCAGGGCCAGCCGAAAGAAGGCATATCGCCCGGCAAAGGAAAAGACTCGGAACAGGATGCTTCAAATAAAGAAAAGTCAGATGAGGGCAGCGGTAGTGCATCCGGTACAAAATCTGCTGAAGAAGCAGAGGGAAGCAACTCAGGCAACGGAGCGCAGGCCGATAGTTGTGGCATGGAATCCAAAGGCAGCGCAGGAGGCTCGCCTGGCAACGGCGCAGCCTCGATCTCAAAAGCAATCGAAGAGAAAATCAAGCTTCTATCGCAGCTGGTGCCTACTCTAGGAGAGATTATGGGTGACAAAACCGGCTCTAAAAGCAATAATGAGCTAAACAAGGACCTAACGGGGTCCGAAGAAGAAATACTCAATAACAGCAGAGGCGAAATATTAAACCTGCTGAAGAACATGCCCCTATCAAAATATCCAATCATTCATAATCTTGATAGAACCATTAACAGAACGTCTGATCAGTCATCTTCTAAAGAGGTATTCGAAATAACCGGCCACGGAAAAAACGGCGTGGGTGCAATAACCGTATATGACGGTCCTGTCGAACAGTACAATGAAAGAATAAGGCCGAACCCCAAAATAAAAAAGATGCTTGAAGAAATTGAACTTTTGAACAATCCGCGGAGGGATCTTACCGGTGGCACAAGCGGAATCAGGCCCGATATAAGAAAACTTATAAGGTATGAAGTAACAAAGGATCCTGCATACATTTCTAAACCTTACCTTAGGCACATCAAGGACGCAGGCGCAGAAATATGGATGCTCCTTGACATATCTGGCTCAATGGGGGGCCAAAAGATAAATGCAGCCAAGAGGATACTCGGAAGTATACACGATAGCCTGGACGGCTCTAAATACGTGCATCTAAGGATGTTTGGTTTTTACGGATCAGACGGCACCCATGTATTCGAGTTTGATAGGAAGATGCTAATGAACCTGGCTGCTATGGGCGACACACCTACCGATATTGCAATTTATTATGCCATGGATCTGATGAAGAAAGACAAAAGCAATTTTGACAAAACCCTTTTCATAATAACGGATGGGGATCCAAACAATGGCCAGGAAACCAAAAATGCCCTGAATAGCCTAAAGAATGCAATGAAGAATGTAAATGTATTTACAATCTTTATCTCAAGGGAAGCCGCGCGCGCGGTGGAAATATTCTCACCGAGCGATTGGTATTTTAATGTCAGCTCTATGGACGAAGTAGAAAAGGTCCTTGAAAAAGGCATAAAGGGCATAGTAGACAATATAAAAAAGCAGTTGGAAAATAGATTAAGGCGGTAA
- a CDS encoding DNA ligase I, ATP-dependent Dnl1: protein MLFSELAKYYEKLEATSSRLGMIDIFAEALKSASVEEIDKIIYMTQGVLAPAFDGIEFGLAEKMAEEAIAIATGYTKEETDRDYKKSGDLGITAENLKSKSKLKPMLQKKYTVIEVYNTMKKISETSGSGSKDIKIRLLSELIASSAGIEARYLVRYPLGQLRLGLGDATILESLSIAKTGSRVEKETLERAYNLCSDLGYVGKELFEGGIGRVRNFKVAMFKPIRPALAERLPTAEEILKKMGGRCAVEQKYDGFRCQVHMHGKKVRIFSRRLEDTTQMFPDIADAALKEVHSDDIIFEGEALAYNEATGEFLPFQETIQRKRKHEIGKKAIELPLHLIAFDLMYANGKSYMNEEYETRRKMLEKLLEGSTTIIPSNRIITDSSKEMEEFFEASVENGLEGIVAKDLKAPYIAGARKFSWIKMKRSYKGELSDTIDVAIVGYYLGRGSRASFKFGGLLCAVYNKKRDMFETISRLGSGFTEKQMSELEELLSKIKTQAKPARVDSLVKPDFWVYPKYVVTVRADEITKSPMHTCGREKQEDGTEAGYALRFPRLVGEEAIRSDKSVEEVNQTSEIIEMYKMQKKVRVEG from the coding sequence ATGCTTTTCAGCGAACTGGCAAAATACTACGAAAAGCTCGAGGCCACCTCTTCAAGGCTGGGCATGATAGACATATTCGCCGAAGCCCTGAAAAGCGCATCGGTAGAGGAAATAGACAAGATAATATACATGACGCAGGGCGTCCTGGCCCCGGCGTTCGACGGCATAGAATTCGGGCTCGCGGAAAAGATGGCGGAAGAGGCCATAGCTATAGCAACAGGATACACGAAAGAGGAGACCGACAGGGACTACAAGAAATCCGGCGACTTAGGAATCACGGCTGAAAACCTTAAGTCAAAGTCGAAGCTCAAGCCCATGCTGCAGAAGAAATACACGGTCATTGAAGTTTACAACACGATGAAGAAGATCTCCGAAACTTCAGGCTCCGGAAGCAAGGACATAAAGATACGCCTGCTTTCCGAGCTCATCGCGTCATCTGCAGGGATAGAGGCGAGATACTTGGTAAGGTACCCGCTCGGCCAGCTGCGGCTCGGCCTTGGAGACGCCACCATCCTCGAATCCCTTTCGATAGCAAAGACCGGCAGCCGCGTCGAAAAGGAAACCCTCGAGCGCGCCTACAATCTGTGCAGCGACCTGGGATACGTAGGCAAAGAGCTTTTCGAGGGCGGAATAGGGCGCGTAAGGAACTTCAAGGTCGCGATGTTCAAGCCCATACGACCTGCTCTTGCAGAGAGGCTGCCGACTGCCGAAGAAATACTCAAAAAGATGGGCGGCAGGTGTGCTGTTGAGCAGAAATACGATGGCTTCAGGTGCCAGGTCCACATGCACGGGAAGAAGGTCAGGATATTCTCAAGGAGGCTGGAGGACACCACACAGATGTTTCCCGACATAGCAGATGCCGCATTAAAGGAGGTGCATTCCGACGACATAATTTTCGAGGGCGAGGCGCTGGCGTACAACGAGGCCACCGGAGAATTCCTCCCATTTCAGGAGACCATACAGAGGAAGAGGAAGCACGAAATAGGGAAGAAGGCGATAGAGCTGCCGCTGCACCTGATAGCGTTCGACCTCATGTACGCAAACGGCAAGTCCTACATGAACGAGGAATACGAAACAAGGAGGAAGATGCTGGAGAAGCTGCTGGAAGGCTCCACCACCATAATACCTTCAAACAGGATAATCACAGACTCCTCAAAGGAGATGGAAGAATTTTTCGAAGCCAGCGTTGAGAACGGGCTGGAGGGCATTGTTGCGAAGGACCTCAAGGCCCCATACATTGCCGGAGCCAGGAAATTCTCATGGATAAAGATGAAGCGCAGCTACAAGGGCGAGCTCTCAGACACCATAGACGTGGCCATAGTAGGATATTACCTGGGCAGGGGATCCAGGGCATCATTCAAATTCGGGGGCCTGCTCTGCGCCGTATACAACAAGAAGAGGGACATGTTTGAGACCATATCGCGCCTGGGTAGCGGGTTCACCGAGAAGCAGATGTCCGAGCTGGAGGAGCTGCTTAGCAAGATAAAGACCCAGGCAAAGCCTGCAAGGGTCGATTCACTGGTAAAGCCGGACTTCTGGGTATACCCCAAATATGTAGTGACTGTGAGGGCGGACGAGATAACAAAATCACCGATGCACACCTGCGGCAGGGAGAAGCAGGAAGACGGCACCGAAGCTGGCTATGCACTTAGATTTCCCAGGCTCGTCGGCGAGGAGGCCATAAGGTCGGACAAGAGCGTGGAAGAGGTGAACCAGACCAGCGAAATCATCGAGATGTACAAAATGCAGAAAAAGGTCAGAGTTGAGGGCTAG